GATCACGTCATAGACAGGCTTGGGTTCGGGCGCGCGCCATGCCCGCTCCCACTGGCGGTGGCCGGTGGCTGCGTTCTTGAGCAGGGAGAGGATGGAATAGCGCTGCATCGCCCTGCGAAATTACGCGCTGCGCCGGCGATAAGATAGCCGATGAGGCCATCTAACCCGTCCCATTAGCGCCCCTAATCCAGACGCCGGAAAGCGCGCTATTCGCCCGCCCCGCGCCGCGATTCCTCGGTGGCTTCCACCAGCACGCGGTCGGCGATGGCATGGAGGGCCGCAAGGTCGCGAACCTTGACCCCGTTATTCAGGCTGCCGCGATATGTGCCCGCCAATTGGTCGGCGGTGACTGCCGGCTCCGGCCAGTCCGGATGCAGGTCCCTCATCGCGCTGCGCAGGCCCTCTTCGCTGCCCGCGCAGACAAGGTGGAGCGACGCCTGCTCCGCGCAGTCCACCGCCCCTTCCCAGCCCGACAGGTCCGGAAGCGGCGAGGATGCACTCACACGGGCGAAGCGGTCCGCCCCATTGCCCCGCCCTGAAATGCGCACCGCCGCGAAGCGTCCTGCCAGCGCCATGCGGTGCAGCTGGGGCAGTATGGCCCGCGCGTCCCGCAAATCGGCGATTTCGGCCTGGCGGATCTCACCGCCGGCGCAGCGCGCAATCAGCACATCGGCAAGCAAGTCGCCAAAGCCGATCAGGCTCGCCCCACCTGCATCGAACCTGATGGTTGGCCCCTTGGTCAGGAATGCGCCCAGCAGGTGGCGGTCGGCATGCCTCTCCTCGCCGTCCAGCCGCGCCAGGCAATCGTGCAGCAGGTCCAGCCCGCCAAGGCCATGGCATTCCAGCCACAGGATCTGCTCGGCCATGGCCTCGTAATCGCAAGTCTTGCCGTAAAGCGCCTCGAATACGCGGCGCAGAAGGGCGAGAAGCTCGTTGCGCGACAGGATCAGGGGCCCGCTGCCATCGGCGCTGCTCCCACCGGCGCTGGCCATCAGGCGGCCTGCGGTTTGACCGGGAAATACCACTCGTCGCAACCCGGCTCACCAAGCTCCTCGGGCAATGGGGCGCCCTGGAACATGGTGTTGCGCACCCACAGGCGCGAGCGCGGGTCGAACTTCCCCACACCGAAGAACGACAGCTTGCAGCGAAGCAGGTGGATCGGGAGGACGGCGGCATCGAGCAGATTGGCGCGAATTTCCCCGTAATGGGTGCGCGCCATGGTCTGGATGCGCCGCAGCACGCGCCGGTGCTCCGGATGTGCCATTGCGAAGTCCGCCACGGTGGCATCCCCCTCGGACACCGCGAATTCGGTTAGCGCCTCATAGCATTGCTGCACCGCATATCCGATGCCGAGCATCATCTCGCGGTCCTCGCCCGGCTCCTGTCCGCGCACGCCGAGACGGGGCTCCATCTTCTCCTCGGACCGGTACCAGAAGGTCGCGCGCGCCGCCTCATCATCGAAGTCATAGGCGAGCGCCCAGTCATACCGGTCCTCGATCACACTTCGCAGCTCGTCCAGCGACATATCGGGGTCGAGGCGGTATTCCTCATCCTCGCAGAGCCCATCTTCAAGGTCGTCGATCAGCTCGGGATGCAGCTCCATCATGATGGAGCAGGTCAGTTCGCGCGCTTCCGTGCCTACGGTATCTTCGGCGAGGTCCATGATGTCCTGCCATGACGAAGGCGTATCGCCGCTTTCCAGCCGTGCCAGCAGGGCCGACAATTCCTGCCGCGTGCGATCGTTAATCGCGTTCTGGTCCTGATTGTCGGTGGCGATTTCCTCCAGATGCCGGATCGCCTGCCGGGCGATCGCGCAGAACCGCTCGAACCGCGCCGTATCGAAAGCCCCCTCGCGCAGCACGCGGGCAAGCGCGGTTTCGCGCGCCTCGATCCAGCGGTTGATCAGCAGGGGGTGGTTGATGAGATAGGGCGCCATGCCGAGGCCGGTGGCATTGCCGATGCCGATATACCGCTTCAGCGCCGCGTCCAGCGGCACGTGGCTGCCGCCGGAGCGGTGGTGGGCGATGTGCTCCACCTGGTCGAGGCTGAATTGCCGGATGAGGTAGCAGACCAGCATTTCGGCCATGAAGGGTCGCGAGAAATCGGGATATTCGCTGCTGACCTTGCGCCAGTCGGCAAGGCCGAACTTGCCGCTGCCGTAGACCGCCGTGGTGCGATAGAGATAGCCGACCTTTGCCAACACATCGACGGAAGGCTGGTGGCCCTCGCACAGGCAATCGACCACGTAGTCGAAGTTCCGCACGCTCTTGTTGGCGCGCGACAGGACCAGGCAGCTCGCATCGACGCGCCCCTTTTCCTGCAGCGGCACATTGGACCGCAGTCGCTCCAGCCGCTCGGTATCCACCGTTCCTTCGCACAGCGTCGCGGTCATGTCCCAGTCTTCGGCAATCACCCGGTCGCTGCGGCTTTCCGGCTCCAGATGCTTGGCGAAGGCGACGAAGCTGAACAGCTGGTTCGCAGTGCGGATCTCATAGACGACATGGCCGTGGCCCCGATCGTCCAGCGCGTGATTGGCGCGCTTTATCTGCCAGTTCTCGCGCCCGATCTTGCGGATCAGAGAGCGCATGAAGCTGAGGCGGTAGGGATGGAGCGTACCGAGCCGCTCCAAGTCCATCACGACGGCCGCGGGGCGCAGTTTCAGGCCATCGTCGGTGCGGGTTGCTGGCTGGCTGCCTGACATCACATCATGCCCGGCCATGGTTCAGGCGCCGACACTGGAGGCTGGCGCGAAGGCATCGCGGAAGAATTCCAGCCAGTTGAGGCCCATCACCTTGCGCACCTCCTCATCCGAGAAGCCCGTTTCGCGCAGGCCTTCTGCTATGTTCATGAAATCGCGGCTGTCGCGGAACCAGTCTGGCTGGCGCGGCCAGTCGGCATTCGCAGCGCTGCCTTCGCCGTAATCCGGCCTGAAGGTCCACTTGCCGCTGCGCATCCATTCCAAGGTTTCATACCCCCAGTTCTGGCACAGGTCGGAGCCGATACCGACTCGCTCCACGCCCATCAGGTTGGCGGCATCGTACACCATCTGGCAGAAATCCTCGCGCTTGCAGTCGGACCCGCCGCGAAGGTGGAAGGGATACAGGCTGACGCCCAGCATGCCGCCCGATTCCGCCAGCGCGCGCAGCACGGTGTCGGACTTGTTGCGCAGCGCCTCGTGGAAACTGGAGGGGTTGGCATGCGTGATCGCGATCGGGCGCTGCGAATATTCGATGGCCTGCAGGGTCGATTTCTCGGCGCTGTGCGACATGTCGATCAGCATGCCGACGCGGTTCATTTCCTTGATCGCCTCGCGGCCGAAGCGGGTGATGCCGGCATCGTCATCCTCGTAACAGCCGGTCGCCAGCAGGCTCTGGTTGTTATAGCTCAGCTGCATGATCCGCACGCCCATCGCGTGCAGCCGCTCGACATTGTGCAAGTCGTCCTCGACCGGCGAACAGTTCTGGAAGCCGAGGATGATCCCGGTCTTGCCCGCAGCGCGCGCGGCGTCGATATCTTCCGCCTGCCGCACCGGCATCACCAGGTCGCCGCATTCCTCGAAATGCCGGTCCCACTGCGCGATATTGGCCTCCACCTCGGCGAAGTTTTCCCAATAGGCGATGGTCACATGGATCGCATCCACGCCGCCCTCGCGCGCCTGTTCGAACAGCTCCCTGTTCCAGTTCACATACTGGAGGGCATCGATGATCAGCAGGTCGTCCTTGGTCATATGTGCCCCGCCCCTATCCGCCGACGTAACTGGTCTTGACGATGGTGTAGAAGTCCTTGGCGTATGTGCCCTGCTCGCGCGGGCCGTAGCTGGAGGCTTTCCGCCCGCCGAAGGGCACGTGGTAATCGGTGCCCGCCGTCGGCAGGTTCACCATCACGCAGCCGGATTGCGAGTGGCGCTTGAAATGCCGCGCGCGGCTGAGCGAATTGGTCATGATGCCGGATGTCAGCCCGAAGTCCGTGTCGTTGGAAACGGCCAGCGCCTCGTCGTAATCGGCGACCTTGATCACGCTGGTGACCGGGCCGAAGATTTCCTCGCGGTTGATCCGCATCTTGTTGTTCGAGCCGGTGAAGATGGCGGGCCGCATGAAATTGCCCTTGGTGGCAAGTTCCAGGATGTCGCCGCCCGTGGCGATCTCTGCCCCCTCGTCCTTGCCGAGCTGGAGGTAGCCTTCGATCTGCTGCAGCTGGCGCTCGGTCACGACCGGGCCGATCTGCGTCTTCTCGTCCAGCGCATGCCCAACCACCAGCGCATCGGCGGCGGCAATCATCCGCTCCAGGAATTCGTCATGGATCCCTTCCTCCACCACCAGGCGCGAGGAGGCCGTGCATTTCTGGCCCGTGCCGAAGAAGGCCCCGCCAATCGCGCACTGGACGGCCAGGTCCATATCGGCATCGTTCAGCACGACGAGGGCGTTCTTGCTGCCCATTTCCAGCTGGATGCGCGCCATGTTCGTAATGGCTGACTGCGCAATCTTGCGCCCCACGGCGACCGAGCCGGTAAAGGTCACCGCGTCGATCCCGGGCGATCCGGCAAGTGCGCTGCCGACGTCATGCCCCTCGCCGATGACCATGTTGAACACACCGGCCGGGATGCCGCTGCGATGGATGATGTCGGCCAGGATGGCGGCGCTGGCAGGTGTCGTCTCGGAAGGCTTGAGTACCACGCTGTTGCCGAAGGCGAGCGCCGGGGCGATCTTCCATGCGGCCACGGCGACCGGGAAGTTCCACGGCGTAATCACACCGACCACGCCGGCCGGCTCGCGCGTCACCTCGACATCGACGCCGGGACGGACAGAGGCCGCCTGCTCACCGATCTGGCGCAGGCACTCGGCGGCGTAATACTGGAAGAACTGGCCGGAGCGGAAAGCTTCGCCCTTCCCTTCCGGAATTGTCTTTCCCTCTTCGCGCGCAATCACGCGGCCGATTTCCTCGCACCGGGCAATCAGCTCGTCGCCAATGAAATCGAGGGCTGCCTTGCGCTGCTCCAGACCGGTTGCACCCCATTCGGCCCCTGCTCGGTTTGCTGCGGCAATCGCCTGCTCGACATCGGCAACGCTGGCCGCAGAATAATGGCCGATGACATCGGCGTGATCGGACGGATTGATGTTGGCGACAAGTTCCCCCCCGCCAGTCCAATTGCCGTCGATGAGATTCTTGTAGGTTTCCGTCACGCCGCGCCTCCTGGGCCCTTCAAAGCGAATGCCCTCTCACCCTTGTCACCAGTAGTTTGGCGGCGCGCAAGTCAGATAAGGCTATCCAGTGATAAGGATTCGGTAATTATCAAAATTGCACGCTTTATCGGTGCTTTATAAACGCGCTGCCTGACTGCCGGATGGCAGTGACACGATTTCATAAGCAAATTTTATCCGCCGGGAGCTGCGCCGGTTGGAAAAGTGATCAGGTCTTTGAAATCGGCGTCGCTGAACCGCACTTCGACATTCTCCAGCTCAAGCCGCCTGATCATCGCCGGAATGATCTGCAGGATCGTCTCGATCATTGCCTCGCCAGCGGGTGAAAGCGACCACCCCTTCTTGGTGATGAGGTAGATGGCGCGCGTATCTTCCGGCTCGATAAGCGGGCGCGAGACGAGCACGGGATCGGCATTCTGCGCCGCCAGCGAAGGCAGGACGGTGACCCCGAAATTCGCCTTCAGCATGGCGAAGAGCAGCGTGGTGGTCGAAAATTCGTACTGCGTCTTGCCGATCAGGTCCTGCGCCTTGGTCAGATTGTGAAGCCCGGAATCGAGGAACCGCTGGCCGTATAGCTGGGCCCATTCGATCGGTCCCTGCTCCTGCGCCAGCGGATGGTCGCGGTGGCAGATCAGTTCGATCCGGTCTTCCAGCAGCAGGCGATAATCCAGATCGCTGCG
This genomic interval from Paraurantiacibacter namhicola contains the following:
- a CDS encoding DUF3726 domain-containing protein; its protein translation is MVFPGQTAGRLMASAGGSSADGSGPLILSRNELLALLRRVFEALYGKTCDYEAMAEQILWLECHGLGGLDLLHDCLARLDGEERHADRHLLGAFLTKGPTIRFDAGGASLIGFGDLLADVLIARCAGGEIRQAEIADLRDARAILPQLHRMALAGRFAAVRISGRGNGADRFARVSASSPLPDLSGWEGAVDCAEQASLHLVCAGSEEGLRSAMRDLHPDWPEPAVTADQLAGTYRGSLNNGVKVRDLAALHAIADRVLVEATEESRRGAGE
- a CDS encoding membrane dipeptidase; the protein is MTKDDLLIIDALQYVNWNRELFEQAREGGVDAIHVTIAYWENFAEVEANIAQWDRHFEECGDLVMPVRQAEDIDAARAAGKTGIILGFQNCSPVEDDLHNVERLHAMGVRIMQLSYNNQSLLATGCYEDDDAGITRFGREAIKEMNRVGMLIDMSHSAEKSTLQAIEYSQRPIAITHANPSSFHEALRNKSDTVLRALAESGGMLGVSLYPFHLRGGSDCKREDFCQMVYDAANLMGVERVGIGSDLCQNWGYETLEWMRSGKWTFRPDYGEGSAANADWPRQPDWFRDSRDFMNIAEGLRETGFSDEEVRKVMGLNWLEFFRDAFAPASSVGA
- a CDS encoding aldehyde dehydrogenase family protein; this translates as MTETYKNLIDGNWTGGGELVANINPSDHADVIGHYSAASVADVEQAIAAANRAGAEWGATGLEQRKAALDFIGDELIARCEEIGRVIAREEGKTIPEGKGEAFRSGQFFQYYAAECLRQIGEQAASVRPGVDVEVTREPAGVVGVITPWNFPVAVAAWKIAPALAFGNSVVLKPSETTPASAAILADIIHRSGIPAGVFNMVIGEGHDVGSALAGSPGIDAVTFTGSVAVGRKIAQSAITNMARIQLEMGSKNALVVLNDADMDLAVQCAIGGAFFGTGQKCTASSRLVVEEGIHDEFLERMIAAADALVVGHALDEKTQIGPVVTERQLQQIEGYLQLGKDEGAEIATGGDILELATKGNFMRPAIFTGSNNKMRINREEIFGPVTSVIKVADYDEALAVSNDTDFGLTSGIMTNSLSRARHFKRHSQSGCVMVNLPTAGTDYHVPFGGRKASSYGPREQGTYAKDFYTIVKTSYVGG
- a CDS encoding LysR family transcriptional regulator, with amino-acid sequence MRAFVAVGQLESFKLAARELLRTQPAVSLAISQLEDSVGVKLLERTTRKVLLTTEGEHFMPVAARLIRDFDAALSDLNATSERRSGHVSLAVLPSVATRLLPEVCRQFSEEFPGISVHMIDDNSRGIEQRLARNEVDFGIGGRSPGRSDLDYRLLLEDRIELICHRDHPLAQEQGPIEWAQLYGQRFLDSGLHNLTKAQDLIGKTQYEFSTTTLLFAMLKANFGVTVLPSLAAQNADPVLVSRPLIEPEDTRAIYLITKKGWSLSPAGEAMIETILQIIPAMIRRLELENVEVRFSDADFKDLITFPTGAAPGG